The Musa acuminata AAA Group cultivar baxijiao chromosome BXJ1-3, Cavendish_Baxijiao_AAA, whole genome shotgun sequence genome window below encodes:
- the LOC135622821 gene encoding uncharacterized protein LOC135622821, which yields MAKLYAKRPKGTNPLIWIVAIVCAILAIAVIVTGIVVFAIYVIYQPKMPYIKVAYAHLDQLAYGPSGMLEIRMALKVVAENDNKKAVASFSDATFVLRFHGIDVAVLQTDPFDVAKNSSAELDYLFQSSPIPLDKEGMEAMRVALNRGVVPFDFGGHARTRWRVGIFFSVRFWARIACQLNFVYRNGSTVDLDCGSKSR from the coding sequence ATGGCAAAGCTTTATGCCAAGCGGCCCAAGGGCACCAACCCGCTGATCTGGATAGTCGCCATCGTGTGCGCCATACTCGCCATCGCCGTCATCGTCACCGGCATCGTCGTGTTCGCCATCTACGTGATCTACCAGCCCAAGATGCCCTACATCAAGGTCGCCTACGCTCATCTCGATCAACTCGCCTACGGCCCTTCGGGGATGCTCGAGATCCGGATGGCCCTAAAAGTGGTGGCCGAGAACGACAACAAGAAGGCCGTCGCCAGCTTCTCTGACGCGACCTTCGTTCTCCGGTTCCATGGGATCGACGTCGCCGTGCTGCAGACCGATCCATTCGATGTCGCCAAGAACAGCTCTGCCGAACTCGACTATCTCTTCCAGTCATCGCCGATCCCGCTGGATAAGGAGGGGATGGAGGCCATGCGCGTGGCTCTCAACAGGGGCGTTGTGCCGTTCGACTTCGGCGGGCATGCGAGAACCCGGTGGCGGGTGGGCATTTTTTTCTCCGTCAGGTTCTGGGCTCGCATAGCGTGCCAGCTCAATTTCGTCTATCGCAATGGGAGCACCGTCGACTTGGATTGCGGCTCCAAATCCCGCTAA